A single Crateriforma conspicua DNA region contains:
- a CDS encoding TerB family tellurite resistance protein, with the protein MNLTRTRDRGSFYCPQCGTTEFYRRRSRRPFLTLYFIPTVPVGAAEEFIQCDGCDATWDLSVLEMDRDSHEAAKEAQFKDEALRSAILTVLIDQQITPGEIDTLISLSNDLLQRPIDREELGQLCSIAVDNRIKPDHYILTVSRRWTQQQRRLALQIVFLAATADEPLDGPRLELLGRLREIFDLTDAEYQATIEEAIEQADAT; encoded by the coding sequence ATGAACTTGACCCGAACCCGCGACCGAGGCAGTTTTTATTGCCCCCAATGCGGGACGACGGAGTTTTACCGTCGCCGATCGCGCCGACCGTTCCTGACGCTTTATTTCATCCCCACCGTGCCGGTCGGGGCGGCCGAGGAATTCATCCAGTGCGACGGATGCGACGCCACCTGGGATCTGAGCGTTTTGGAGATGGACCGCGACAGCCACGAAGCGGCCAAGGAAGCCCAATTCAAAGACGAAGCCCTGCGGTCGGCTATTTTGACGGTGCTGATCGACCAACAGATCACACCGGGCGAAATCGACACCCTGATTTCGCTTTCCAACGATCTTTTACAACGTCCGATCGACCGCGAAGAACTGGGGCAACTGTGTTCCATCGCCGTCGACAACCGGATCAAGCCGGATCACTACATCTTGACGGTCAGCCGACGCTGGACCCAACAGCAACGACGTTTGGCCCTGCAGATCGTCTTCTTGGCCGCCACGGCCGACGAACCGCTGGACGGCCCACGTCTGGAACTTCTGGGGCGGTTGCGAGAAATTTTCGACCTGACCGACGCCGAATACCAGGCGACCATCGAAGAGGCGATCGAACAAGCCGACGCCACCTAG
- a CDS encoding 6-phosphofructokinase has translation MPVSSDHHSLDIKRVAILFAGGPAPAANAVISTAAFSFLEEGAQVFGIKHGYSRLAEYSAAGPLQEGTDYIRFSHDTLTNARSSRGIMIGTARTNPGRHVSSPENLKDPELVAPLRRVYEGLCSLEIDALISIGGDDTLKTANKLKMFQDGLPAEARRFPVVHLPKTIDNDYSGIDFTFGFFTAVETLAEEIRNLNFDAAAGRAYFLCEAMGRSAGWLAYGAAIAGEASMVLSVEDIRGAMAEEEVVSQETGETRKIMALDRVIDRMVDMMLAREREGRQYGTIVVAEGMAEYLPSKYLEGISRDDHGHINISSVNLAAMMSGLLSARYNERTGRTRKVNGLQLGYESRCAPPHAYDIMLGSQLGVGAYRALVEEKLNGVMVSVSGQLDLHFVPFQELVDPETLVTKVRFIQPDSDFHRLARFLETCVDN, from the coding sequence ATGCCAGTTTCCTCTGATCATCACAGCCTCGATATCAAACGCGTCGCCATCCTGTTCGCCGGCGGCCCCGCACCGGCAGCCAACGCGGTGATCAGCACGGCGGCATTCTCGTTTCTGGAAGAAGGCGCCCAGGTCTTCGGCATCAAGCACGGCTACAGTCGGCTGGCCGAATACAGCGCCGCCGGACCGCTGCAGGAAGGCACCGACTACATCCGATTCAGCCACGACACGCTGACAAACGCCCGCAGCAGCCGCGGGATCATGATCGGAACGGCACGCACCAACCCCGGCCGCCACGTCAGCAGCCCCGAGAACCTGAAGGACCCGGAACTGGTCGCGCCCCTGCGGCGGGTTTATGAAGGTCTGTGCAGTCTGGAGATCGACGCCCTGATTAGCATCGGTGGCGATGACACGCTGAAGACCGCCAACAAGCTGAAGATGTTCCAGGACGGATTGCCGGCCGAAGCCAGGCGTTTCCCCGTCGTCCACTTGCCCAAGACGATCGACAATGATTACAGCGGCATCGACTTCACCTTCGGCTTCTTCACCGCCGTCGAAACCTTGGCCGAAGAAATCCGCAACCTGAACTTTGACGCCGCCGCGGGCAGAGCCTATTTCCTGTGCGAAGCAATGGGACGCAGTGCCGGTTGGTTGGCCTATGGTGCGGCGATCGCCGGTGAAGCCAGCATGGTCCTCAGCGTCGAAGACATCCGCGGCGCCATGGCCGAGGAAGAAGTCGTCAGCCAAGAAACCGGAGAAACCCGCAAAATCATGGCCCTGGATCGGGTCATCGATCGCATGGTCGACATGATGCTGGCCCGCGAACGCGAAGGTCGCCAGTACGGAACGATCGTCGTCGCCGAAGGCATGGCGGAATACCTGCCGTCGAAGTACTTGGAAGGCATCAGCCGCGACGATCACGGCCACATCAACATCTCCTCGGTCAATCTGGCCGCCATGATGTCCGGGTTATTGTCGGCTCGATACAACGAACGCACCGGCCGGACTCGCAAGGTGAACGGGCTGCAACTGGGTTACGAATCCCGTTGTGCACCGCCGCACGCCTACGACATCATGCTGGGGTCTCAGTTGGGTGTCGGTGCGTATCGTGCCTTGGTGGAAGAAAAGCTTAACGGTGTCATGGTGTCGGTCTCCGGACAACTGGACCTGCACTTTGTGCCGTTCCAAGAACTGGTGGACCCCGAAACGCTGGTCACCAAGGTCCGCTTCATCCAGCCCGACAGCGATTTCCACCGACTGGCTCGGTTCCTGGAAACCTGCGTCGACAACTAA
- the lhgO gene encoding L-2-hydroxyglutarate oxidase, whose amino-acid sequence MNSPFPAQNAGGRYDVVVIGGGIVGLATAVTVLQRHPECRLAVLEAEADVGQHQSGNNSGVIHSGLYYRPGSTKAKTCREGKQLLEQFCRDESVRWDRCGKVVVAVNADERQRLDQIADRATQNGVEFELIDTDRLRQLEPAAAGLAALHVPETGIVDYPEVCRAMVRRIRAAGGQVITGFRVEAIDVAGDDVVLKAVGHDDPVRCDRYVNCGGLQCDRIARAAGVKTDVRIVPFRGEYFELKSESQRLCRNLIYPVPDPSFPFLGVHFTRMIQGGVECGPNAVLAMARHGYRWSDVSVSDLAETLSFAGFRKLAGKHWRMGAGEMYRSFSKHAFTRALQKLIPSIRPTDLKPGRSGVRAQAVTPEGDLVDDFLIQRGPRSVHVLNAPSPAATASLAIARHVVDRFESEED is encoded by the coding sequence ATGAATTCGCCCTTTCCGGCACAGAATGCGGGTGGCCGCTACGACGTGGTGGTCATCGGCGGAGGGATCGTAGGGTTGGCGACGGCCGTGACGGTATTGCAGCGTCATCCGGAGTGCCGGCTGGCGGTGTTGGAAGCCGAGGCCGACGTCGGGCAACATCAGAGTGGCAACAACTCCGGCGTGATCCATTCAGGACTGTATTATCGTCCCGGATCGACCAAAGCCAAAACCTGTCGCGAAGGCAAGCAATTGCTGGAGCAGTTTTGCCGAGATGAGAGCGTTCGCTGGGATCGCTGTGGCAAGGTGGTCGTCGCCGTCAACGCGGACGAACGACAGCGGCTGGACCAGATCGCCGATCGGGCGACCCAAAACGGCGTGGAGTTCGAGCTGATCGATACGGACCGGCTACGCCAATTGGAACCGGCCGCGGCGGGGCTGGCCGCACTGCATGTGCCCGAAACCGGGATCGTCGATTATCCAGAAGTCTGTCGCGCCATGGTGCGGCGAATCCGTGCGGCCGGCGGACAGGTGATCACCGGTTTTCGTGTCGAAGCGATCGATGTGGCGGGGGACGATGTTGTTTTGAAAGCCGTCGGACACGACGATCCGGTCCGCTGCGACCGCTACGTCAATTGTGGCGGACTGCAATGTGATCGAATTGCACGAGCCGCCGGGGTAAAAACCGATGTTCGCATCGTTCCGTTTCGCGGGGAATATTTCGAACTGAAATCGGAAAGCCAGCGGTTGTGTCGAAATCTGATCTATCCGGTGCCCGACCCCAGCTTTCCCTTTTTGGGCGTCCACTTCACGCGGATGATACAGGGAGGCGTTGAATGTGGTCCCAATGCGGTCCTGGCGATGGCACGCCACGGATACCGCTGGTCTGACGTCAGTGTTTCGGACCTGGCGGAGACGCTTTCCTTCGCTGGTTTTCGAAAGCTGGCCGGAAAGCATTGGCGGATGGGGGCCGGCGAGATGTATCGCTCGTTCAGCAAACACGCCTTCACTCGGGCGCTGCAGAAGTTGATCCCATCAATTCGTCCCACCGATTTAAAGCCGGGACGTTCCGGTGTCCGCGCACAGGCGGTTACACCGGAGGGGGATCTGGTGGATGATTTTCTGATCCAACGTGGGCCTCGATCGGTCCACGTGCTGAACGCGCCGTCACCCGCCGCAACCGCATCGCTGGCGATCGCCCGTCACGTCGTCGACCGATTTGAATCGGAGGAAGACTGA